TCGCCGGCTGTCTCTCGGCTCTGGTGGGCGTGCTCTACGCCTTGACCGAGAACGATCTCAAACGACTCCTCGCGTACTCCTCGGTGGAGAACATCGGCGTCATCCTGCTCGGGATTGGCGCCGGCCTGGTCCTTCAGAGCCACGGCCTTCACACGCTCGCTCTGGCCGGATTTGGCGCGGCGCTCTTGCACACGTGCAACCACGCATGTTTCAAGGCGCTCCTCTTCCTTGGCGCGGGCAGCGTCCTTCAGCAGACCGGCACCCGCAACATGGAGCAGATGGGCGGGCTGATCAAGGGCATGCCGCAGACGGCGCTGATGTTCCTGGTTGGATCGGCTGCCGCTGCGGCACTGCCGCCGCTCAATGGTTTCACGTCGGAATGGATGATCTTTCAAGCGCTGTTGGCCGGCGGACGAATCCCGCCGCCCGCCGGTGCCATCGGAACACCTCTTGCGGTCGGCGTCCTCGCCCTCACGAGTGGGCTTGCCGCCGCCTGTTTCGTCAAAGCGTTCGGCATCAGCTTCCTGGCGATGCCGCGCTCCGAGCGGGCCGCTCGCGCCCATGAGCCACACTGGTCGGCCCGGGTGGTCATGGCGGTGCCGGCGATGGGCTGTGTGCTCCTGGGTCTGGCTTCACCGCGCCTCGCCAGCGCAGGCCACAGCCTTATCGGCGAGATCATCGGGACCCGCTCCTCGCTCTCCGCTGCGACACCAGCCGTCACCCCGGCGCGCGCCTGGCTCCTCGCGCCGGACGGCATCTCGCAGGTGTCGCCCGCGTTGATCACCGTCGTCCTCTTGTCGGTCATCGTCGTCGCGCTTGCGCTCACCCGAGCCCGTCGCGTTGGACTGCGATACGCGGACACATGGGGGTGTGGCCGCATTCGGCACACGGCACGCATGGAATACACCTCGTCGGCATTTGCGGAACCGTTGCGGCGAATCTTCTCCGAGCTATACCGCCCCACGCAAGACCTCAGCATTAGCGTACATACGGAGTCGCGATACATCGTTCGCTCCATCACGTACACGAGCGTGGTCGTGCCGTGGTTCGAACGCGCGCTCTACGAGCCCGTCATGCATGGCATGCGCGGCTTGGCCACACACGTGCGCCGGTTGCAAGCCGGCTCCGTGCATCTCTATCTGCTCTATGTGGCGGTGGCTCTCGTCGTGGCGCTGATCGCGGCTTGGTCGTTCCGATGATTCGCCCTGTGGCCATCCTCGCTCAGACGCTTCTCGCCGTTGCGCTCGCGCCAGCGCTCGTGGGCTTCATTCGCTGGTTGAAGGCACGCCTGCAGGGCAGGATCGGGCCCGCACCGTGGCAGCCGTACTTCGAGCTCCGGAAACTGTTCGGGAAGGAAGCGGTTGTCTCTCACACCGCGTCCTGGCTCTTCCAGGCCACTCCGTTCGTGGTGTTTGGGACCAGCACCGTGGCCGCCTCGCTTGTCCCGCTGGTCGTCGCACTCCCCGATCCCGTGGTCATCGGTGATCTCTTCACCCTCGTTTATCTGCTGCTGTTCGGGGCGTTCTTCCTCGCGCTCGCGGGTCTCGACACCGGCTCCCCGTTCGGCGGAATGGGTGCGTCCCGGGAGATGACCGTCGTGGCACTCAGCGAACCGACGGTGGCGATGTCGATTGTCGCGTTGGCGCTGAGCGCCGGCTCGACGGGCTTCTCGCAGATCATCGGTCGCACGATTGCCGAGCCCGCAATAGCGCTCGGCCCGGGGCATCTCCTCGCCTTTGCGGCATTGTTCATCGTCACACTCGCTGAGACCGGGCGGCTGCCGGTCGACAACCCATCAACGCACCTCGAGCTCACGATGATCCATGAGGCGATGTTGCTCGAGTACTCAGGACCTTACCTCGCGCTGCTCGAATGGGGCGCCGCGCTAAAGCTGCTGGTGCTCTTTGCGCTGGCGGCAAACCTCTTCATGCCGTGGGGCATCGCTGTCTCGCTCTCACCGAGCGCTGTGATGGTAGGGCTACTGAGCTTCGTCGGGAAGCTGGCCGTCCTGGCGGTAGTCGTCGCGGTGCTCGAGACGCGCGTTGCGAAGCTGCGCCTCTTTCGAGTCCCTGAGTTGCTCAGCGCGTCGTTCGTGTTGGCGCTCCTGGCCGTGATTTCGACGTTCCTCGCGAGGTGAGCCCCAGAAGAGTCACGGGGTGAGACGGGCGCTATGAGCGGGCTTTTTTCTCAACTGGTCACGTTGGGCAGCAGCGGGATGTTGCTGACTGGGCTGATTGTGCTGTGGCGCAAAGGGATACCGGCCTACATCACGGCGTACCGTTGGCAATCGTGGCTGTTGGCGGCCGTGACCGCAACCATTGGGTACTTCGGCGGGGACCCGGCGCTGTACTGGGTAGCGGGCTTGCTGCTGATCGTGAAAGGCATGGCGATTCCCGCCCTGCTGCGCGCGATGCAGCAACGACTCGGCATCCAGTGGAAGATCGCCCCGTACGTCAATACGGAGACCTCGCTGCTGATAGCTGGGCTCCTCGTGCTGTTTGCGTACGTGCTGGCACGGCCGTGGGTGATGGTCAGTGAGCTGCCCACTCGTACCGGACTGCCACTCGCCATGGCCCTCTTGTTCGTGAGCCTGTTCATCATCGTGAGCCGCAGGAAGGCCATTACGCAGGTCATCGGATTTCTGATGCTGGAAAACGCGATTGCGCTGCTGGCTGCCGTGGGCACGTACGGCGTACCGCTGCTGGTCGAGATCGGCGTGTGTCTCGACGCGCTGATGGCCTTTCTGGTGATGCAAATCTTCGTCTACCACATTCACGAGACGTTCAACACGATCGACGTGGACGAGCTCACACGGCTCAGGCACTGAGCACGCGTCCACCACATGGGGCCCGAGAAGCGCGCAATAGATATGTTGACGCTCACTGCTGTGCTGTTACCACCTTTGCTGGCTTCCGGCCTCGCGGTGCTCGTCCGCCCGTACCGGCGATTTGTTGGCTGGCTCGGCTTGTCCTGTGCCGCGCTCTCCTTCCTCGCGTCAAGTCGCCTGTGCTTGGAGGCGTTCTCGGGCGAGATGAGAGGCCAGCGCGCCGCCGGTGGTCTGTGGCAGGTCGACTCTCTCTCGGCGCTTCTCGCGCTGTGCATCGCGTTTGTCACGCTGCTGGCAATGGCAGTGGCGCCCGGACTGCGTCGGTCCGACGATGCCGACGCTGTCCAGACGCGTCGCCTACGCATCTTCATGAGCGCATTTGCGTTCACCATGCTCGTGGCGGTCACAGTCCAGAACGCCGCGCTGATGTGGGTCGCGATCGAGGCGACCACCATTGCCTCGGCTCTCGCGATTCCGCTGCACCGTACCAAAGCGTCGGTCGAAGCGTCGTGGAAATACCTCCTGCTGTGTTCGGTCGGCATTGCGCTGGCGCTCACCGGGACGATCCTGGCTTCGTTCACTGCGGGAGAAACACCGATCGGGCAGAGCTGGGTGGCGCTGCGGAGCACTCCGCTCTCTCTCCACCCGCAGCTGTTGCAGCTTGCTTTCGCGTTCATTCTGGTTGGCTATGGCACCAAGGCCGGCTTGGCTCCCATGCACACCTGGCTGCCCGATGCACACTCGGAAGCGCCTTCTCCCATATCCGCCATGATGTCCGGCGTACTGCTCGCCGTCGCGACGTACGCCATCGCCCGTTGGAAGGCCGTCGTCGACGCTTCGGTCGATCCAACGTTTTCCAACGCGCTCCTGATTGGCTTCGGGCTGCTATCGGTCGCCATTGGCGCCCTGAGCCTCGTCATTCAGCAGCACTACAAGCGCATGCTCGCTTACTCGAGCGTCGAGCACATCGGGCTCGTCACGATCGGTCTCGCGCTCGGCCCACTGGGCGCCTTCGCCGCCTGGCTGCACGTGATCAATCACGCCGTGGCCAAGTCCGCAGGCTTTCTGCTGGCTGGCCGAATTCTGTACCGGTACCGGACCACGGAAATCGCCAGTGTCAGCGGGCTCCTGCACGTGATGCCCTGGACCGGCGGCCTCTTCGCCACCGCCGTCTTGGCGCTCGTTGGCCTGCCGCCGTTCGGCCTATTCGTCTCGGAATTCCTCCTCGTCCAGGCAGCTGTTGCCAACCACAAGATGTGGCTGGCCGCCATTGTGCTGCTGCTGCTGTTGATTGCCTTCATCTCATTGATGGGCCATCTCAACCGGATGTTGTACGGCCCCGCTCCCGATGATGTGCCTACCGGAGAACGCGCGAGCTGGCCGATCCTGGTCCTGATTGTGCCAGTGGCCATCCTCGTCCTCCTTGGCGTTGCGCTTCCAAAGCCCTTCTCGGCGTTCATTCATGACAGTGTTGCGAGTCTGCTTCAATGACCCCTTGCGATACGGTCTTACATGCCGTGAGCCACAGCGCGATCGATGTGACAGAAATCACCATCAGGCGCGTGAACGAGGTGCACTGCCTCGTCTCGCCTCGCGACGTGACACGCCTTGCCGGCGTCGCGCTCCGTGAGCTTGGCGCCGACCTGATCTTGATGACCGCCGACGACCGGCGTTCGGCCACGGGTACCTTTTTCGTCCACTATTTGTTCGCTCACCGCACGCAGAACTGGTTCCTCCACGCATCCGTTCCTCTCGATGGAGGTCGACCGCTGCTCGGCTCGCTGGCGGCACTCTGCTATCCAGCCTCCAGATTCGAACGTGAGATACGGGACCTATTCGGCATCGTCATCTCTGGACATCCCGACCCCAGCCCGCTGGTGAAGCACGGGTTCTGGCCCTGCGACTACTATCCACTCCGTAAGAACGCGGCGACGGCCGTGTTCAGCGATGACGGCCAGCCATTTCCCTTCACGGAGGTGGGCGGCGAAGGCGTCTATGAAATACCGGTTGGGCCGGTCCATGCAGGTGTGATCGAGCCAGGGCACTTTCGCTTCAGCGTGATGGGTGAGACGATCATCAACCTCAGAACCCGTCTCTACTTCACGCACAAGGGCACGGAGAAGCTGTTCGAGGGACGCCAACCGGCCGACGCCGTCGAGCTGGCCGAACGCATCTCGGGCGACACGAGCGTCGGCCACGCCCTTGCGTACTGTCAGGCAGTCGAGGCGGTCACCCAGGTCGACGTGCCGCCGCGCGCGCAGCTCTTGCGGGTGATCCTGTTGGAGCTGGAGCGTCTCTACAATCACATCGCTGATGTCGGGGCCATCGTCAATGACACCGGGTTTGCCGTGGCGCATGCGCACTGTTACCGAATTCGGGAGCGCTTGCTACGCTTCAACAAGCGAATCACGGGATCGCGGTTGCTTCGCGGTGTTCTGGTTCCAGGGGGTCTCGGGCGGGAGCTGACGCTTCCCCCGGATCTCACATCGCAGGTACGTGCAGCGGTAGCGGACTTCGACGACGTTGTCGGGATCTGCCTGAAGAACACGCTGGTTGCCGACCGCCTCGAAGGTACGGGCGTGCTACACACCGACCGCGCGAGGGATCACGGCGCGTTGGGGTATGTCGGCCGCGCGTCGGGCCTCGACATCGACGTGCGCCGGGATCATCCGTTTGCGGCATATGCGCAGCTTCACTTCCACGTGCCCGTCTTCACGAGCGGTGACGTCAAGGCGAGGATGTCCGTAAGAGTGGACGAGGTCCACGAGTCGGCGACGTTGATCGACCAGGCGTACCGCGCGCTGCCCTCCGGCGCGATTCGAGCGAGTGTCCCCCACCCAGGTGCCTTTACCGCGGCGTTCGGGATCGTCGAAGGCTGGCGTGGCCGAATCGTGCACTGGTTGATGACCAGCGAGGATGCGACCCTGCATCGTGTCAAGATCGTCGATCCCTCGTTCTTCAACTGGCCCGCGTTGTCGTATGCCCTTGAGGGGAACATCGTCCCCGACTTCCCCTTGTGCAACAAGTCATTCAATCAGTCCTACTCCGGCAATGACCTGTAATGCTATTGCGGGCGCTGGCGGAAATATACCGTGATCTGTCCGCAAGGCATGTGCTATGCAATGGGTGCTCGCCTGGATCGCCTGCGTGTCACGGCGTTGTTGAAGTGCGCAGCCGCTCGCGAACGTATCGGCCGACGAGCAAGGCCGCTGGATAGGTGACCTCTTCGTCGCGCCACGCGTGGCGGAGGATTTGGTCTGCCAGGAAGGCGTACCTTGGTCGACTCTCCGCCCAGGCCATCCGCTTCAGCTCCTCGACGGCGCGAGCAATGTCGCGGTCCTCGTCCAGTAACACAGGAAGCTCTGCGCGCAGTCTCTCAGTGAGTGGCAGGATGTCGCGCATCCGTTCCGGCGTCTCGTCGCGCGCGAGCACCTGCAGGAGGCCGAGCGCTGGAAAGACATCGCGTTCTTCTTTCCGGAAATGCGCTGTGAGCAGCGCGGCGAGGTGCCTCGCCGCTTCACCTGTCGCACCCGGCAGATCCGCCGCGCGCGCCAGCTCGCAGTGGATCTCGGCATGTTCCAGGACCAGCGGCCGCGGTGCCCGCCAACTCATGGCTGACGCGGCCTGCTGCGAGGGCGTACTGGCACCGCTGGCCGCC
This window of the Luteitalea sp. genome carries:
- a CDS encoding hydrogenase 4 subunit B → MTVASGALGVMAGAYLVGGGLAVLARSPRMARVVTVVGAVVGSAAGLIAAATVLKTAHPAEATLSSLVADAGGIVIGLDRLGAFFLALIAAVSLLAALYGVSYTAEYDGRRSLRLFGLIFNGFLLGMSLVVCAANVFTFLLAWELMAVTSYFLVMTENESPTTRQAGLSYVAMTHFGLVMLLPMFFLMAPTAGATTFPDLRAGAAALPAGTRSLVFLLALVAFGSKAGIVPLHVWLPRAHPAAPSHVSALMSGVMIKLGIYGLMRVTIDFLGPGPSWWGGLTLVAGCLSALVGVLYALTENDLKRLLAYSSVENIGVILLGIGAGLVLQSHGLHTLALAGFGAALLHTCNHACFKALLFLGAGSVLQQTGTRNMEQMGGLIKGMPQTALMFLVGSAAAAALPPLNGFTSEWMIFQALLAGGRIPPPAGAIGTPLAVGVLALTSGLAAACFVKAFGISFLAMPRSERAARAHEPHWSARVVMAVPAMGCVLLGLASPRLASAGHSLIGEIIGTRSSLSAATPAVTPARAWLLAPDGISQVSPALITVVLLSVIVVALALTRARRVGLRYADTWGCGRIRHTARMEYTSSAFAEPLRRIFSELYRPTQDLSISVHTESRYIVRSITYTSVVVPWFERALYEPVMHGMRGLATHVRRLQAGSVHLYLLYVAVALVVALIAAWSFR
- a CDS encoding formate hydrogenlyase; this encodes MIRPVAILAQTLLAVALAPALVGFIRWLKARLQGRIGPAPWQPYFELRKLFGKEAVVSHTASWLFQATPFVVFGTSTVAASLVPLVVALPDPVVIGDLFTLVYLLLFGAFFLALAGLDTGSPFGGMGASREMTVVALSEPTVAMSIVALALSAGSTGFSQIIGRTIAEPAIALGPGHLLAFAALFIVTLAETGRLPVDNPSTHLELTMIHEAMLLEYSGPYLALLEWGAALKLLVLFALAANLFMPWGIAVSLSPSAVMVGLLSFVGKLAVLAVVVAVLETRVAKLRLFRVPELLSASFVLALLAVISTFLAR
- a CDS encoding hydrogenase 4 subunit F gives rise to the protein MGPEKRAIDMLTLTAVLLPPLLASGLAVLVRPYRRFVGWLGLSCAALSFLASSRLCLEAFSGEMRGQRAAGGLWQVDSLSALLALCIAFVTLLAMAVAPGLRRSDDADAVQTRRLRIFMSAFAFTMLVAVTVQNAALMWVAIEATTIASALAIPLHRTKASVEASWKYLLLCSVGIALALTGTILASFTAGETPIGQSWVALRSTPLSLHPQLLQLAFAFILVGYGTKAGLAPMHTWLPDAHSEAPSPISAMMSGVLLAVATYAIARWKAVVDASVDPTFSNALLIGFGLLSVAIGALSLVIQQHYKRMLAYSSVEHIGLVTIGLALGPLGAFAAWLHVINHAVAKSAGFLLAGRILYRYRTTEIASVSGLLHVMPWTGGLFATAVLALVGLPPFGLFVSEFLLVQAAVANHKMWLAAIVLLLLLIAFISLMGHLNRMLYGPAPDDVPTGERASWPILVLIVPVAILVLLGVALPKPFSAFIHDSVASLLQ
- a CDS encoding formate hydrogenase, with the translated sequence MTPCDTVLHAVSHSAIDVTEITIRRVNEVHCLVSPRDVTRLAGVALRELGADLILMTADDRRSATGTFFVHYLFAHRTQNWFLHASVPLDGGRPLLGSLAALCYPASRFEREIRDLFGIVISGHPDPSPLVKHGFWPCDYYPLRKNAATAVFSDDGQPFPFTEVGGEGVYEIPVGPVHAGVIEPGHFRFSVMGETIINLRTRLYFTHKGTEKLFEGRQPADAVELAERISGDTSVGHALAYCQAVEAVTQVDVPPRAQLLRVILLELERLYNHIADVGAIVNDTGFAVAHAHCYRIRERLLRFNKRITGSRLLRGVLVPGGLGRELTLPPDLTSQVRAAVADFDDVVGICLKNTLVADRLEGTGVLHTDRARDHGALGYVGRASGLDIDVRRDHPFAAYAQLHFHVPVFTSGDVKARMSVRVDEVHESATLIDQAYRALPSGAIRASVPHPGAFTAAFGIVEGWRGRIVHWLMTSEDATLHRVKIVDPSFFNWPALSYALEGNIVPDFPLCNKSFNQSYSGNDL